One region of Natronorubrum aibiense genomic DNA includes:
- a CDS encoding pyridoxamine 5'-phosphate oxidase family protein, producing the protein MTVDGLSDYGMTRMDDDEISGFLSSQSVGVLGLPTDDVPVMRPMSFWFDGESCLYIVYVLGHSSRKAELTDRTDVARFLVYRADTPFNWMSVLLTGTIADVPESERDAILDEMELRWRPDVFEQASTESKTKLYRFQIDDQTGVKHLGLPPGLEPSDESSN; encoded by the coding sequence ATGACTGTCGATGGACTCAGCGACTACGGCATGACTCGAATGGATGACGATGAAATCTCGGGATTTCTCTCGAGTCAGAGCGTCGGGGTACTTGGGCTTCCAACCGATGATGTCCCAGTTATGCGTCCGATGTCATTCTGGTTCGATGGGGAATCGTGTCTCTACATCGTGTACGTCCTTGGTCACAGCAGTCGGAAAGCGGAACTAACGGACCGCACCGACGTCGCTCGATTCTTGGTATATCGCGCGGATACGCCGTTTAATTGGATGAGTGTCCTTCTCACTGGAACGATCGCCGACGTTCCGGAGAGCGAACGAGATGCGATCCTCGATGAAATGGAGTTGCGGTGGCGCCCTGACGTGTTCGAACAGGCCAGCACAGAATCAAAAACCAAACTGTACCGATTCCAAATCGATGATCAGACTGGCGTCAAACATCTTGGACTTCCGCCCGGCCTCGAACCGTCCGATGAATCTTCGAACTGA
- a CDS encoding DMT family transporter: MDDETVGIGLVLVSAIGFGTLGIFGVFAAEEGISIPTVLALRFSIATVVVWTVLRLRGQFRFLTGRTLAIALALGGIGYATQSGLYFFGLEFMTAGMVAIVLYTYPAFVVCIVAITNPDRVNTRLLLALVLCIGGVVFITGADPAGVDPRGIVIVLGAALAYSLYIVVSQRALTTVDAEVLTAFVLPAAAGSFVAFGVGTETLAMPGTATGWGVTVAIAIFATVIPVLTFFAGIAKIGASRASIISTAEPVVTVVLSVLVLEEPVTVVTVVGGTLVLAGVIIIQRENS, translated from the coding sequence ATGGACGACGAAACGGTCGGGATCGGCCTCGTACTCGTCTCTGCGATCGGGTTCGGTACACTCGGTATCTTCGGCGTGTTTGCCGCCGAGGAGGGAATTTCGATTCCAACGGTGCTCGCACTTCGGTTCAGCATCGCAACAGTCGTCGTCTGGACAGTCCTCCGCCTTCGAGGGCAATTTCGGTTTCTTACTGGGCGGACGCTCGCGATCGCGCTTGCGCTCGGCGGCATCGGGTACGCCACACAGAGTGGTCTCTACTTCTTTGGTCTCGAGTTCATGACGGCTGGAATGGTCGCGATCGTCCTCTATACCTATCCGGCGTTCGTCGTCTGCATCGTTGCGATTACGAATCCGGATCGTGTGAATACACGCCTGCTGCTCGCACTGGTCCTCTGTATCGGTGGTGTCGTATTCATTACCGGCGCAGATCCCGCAGGAGTCGACCCTCGAGGAATCGTGATCGTTCTCGGTGCGGCACTTGCATACTCGTTGTACATCGTCGTGAGCCAGCGGGCGCTGACAACGGTCGATGCCGAGGTGCTGACGGCGTTCGTGCTGCCCGCCGCAGCAGGAAGCTTCGTCGCGTTCGGCGTTGGAACGGAGACGCTGGCGATGCCGGGAACTGCCACGGGTTGGGGTGTCACCGTTGCGATCGCGATTTTCGCGACGGTGATACCTGTCCTCACGTTTTTTGCTGGGATCGCAAAGATCGGAGCGAGTCGAGCAAGCATCATCAGTACTGCTGAACCAGTTGTCACGGTTGTGTTGAGCGTGCTCGTATTGGAAGAGCCGGTGACGGTCGTGACGGTTGTCGGTGGAACACTCGTCCTCGCGGGCGTGATCATCATTCAGCGCGAGAATTCCTGA
- a CDS encoding HalOD1 output domain-containing protein, whose amino-acid sequence MDHHDRLQNDTQVEIQTERQDPESIVETILRGLAALENVPVTELEPLYEQINPDALISFHRHAKDFDTSFTIEFAVDDYTIMLSQTDTVCIRDSRTA is encoded by the coding sequence ATGGATCATCACGACCGGCTCCAGAACGATACTCAGGTCGAAATTCAGACCGAACGGCAGGATCCGGAGTCGATAGTGGAAACGATTCTACGGGGCTTGGCCGCACTCGAAAACGTTCCTGTCACCGAACTTGAGCCGCTGTACGAGCAGATCAATCCGGATGCGCTGATCAGTTTCCACCGTCATGCGAAGGACTTCGATACCTCGTTTACTATCGAATTTGCCGTCGATGACTACACTATTATGCTCTCTCAGACCGATACAGTATGTATCCGTGATAGTCGCACGGCTTAG
- a CDS encoding ParA family protein: MATETEPRAVSVVILKGGVGKSTTSMNLARQLAERGETLFADLDPNGHATNGLGFEDAYQGEINLGDVILEGTATPHDLIQPTEHGFDLLPSSNTLEDVEKDLAGAMQGSARVKSKIVDPLLGEQYDYIVFDCPAYPGMLNNNALVATGNVMIPIEPGSSSIGGYKRTMERLIEPAREYIDVDVLAVVPNKLSDRIDQQTEDRELLENLNTASYEVNPGQPLSEAVPSFARITATEFEQIDAGEIPAPKPGIRRRSSLSRSLQENKPLQEYDPESDQIEHYAELAAIVANGGIDR; this comes from the coding sequence ATGGCAACAGAAACTGAGCCACGCGCAGTAAGTGTCGTTATCCTGAAAGGCGGCGTCGGTAAATCAACGACCTCGATGAATCTCGCCCGACAGCTTGCCGAACGCGGCGAGACGTTGTTCGCAGACCTCGACCCGAACGGTCACGCGACTAACGGACTCGGCTTCGAGGATGCATACCAAGGCGAGATAAATCTCGGCGATGTCATTCTCGAGGGAACGGCGACGCCGCACGATCTCATTCAGCCGACCGAGCACGGGTTCGATCTGCTGCCGTCGTCGAACACGCTCGAGGACGTCGAGAAAGACCTCGCCGGTGCAATGCAGGGCTCGGCTCGTGTGAAATCGAAGATCGTCGATCCGCTTCTCGGCGAGCAGTACGACTACATTGTCTTCGACTGCCCTGCGTATCCGGGGATGCTCAACAACAACGCACTCGTCGCGACGGGCAACGTCATGATTCCGATCGAACCGGGATCGAGTTCGATTGGTGGGTACAAACGGACGATGGAGCGACTCATCGAACCAGCTCGTGAATACATCGACGTCGACGTTCTCGCGGTCGTCCCGAACAAACTCTCGGACCGCATCGACCAACAAACTGAGGATCGAGAGCTGCTCGAGAACCTGAACACGGCGAGCTATGAAGTGAACCCCGGCCAGCCACTCAGCGAGGCTGTTCCGTCGTTTGCCCGCATTACGGCTACCGAGTTCGAACAGATCGATGCTGGTGAGATACCGGCGCCGAAACCGGGCATTCGACGCCGCTCATCGCTTTCACGGTCACTGCAAGAAAACAAGCCGCTTCAGGAGTACGATCCCGAGAGCGACCAGATCGAACACTACGCGGAACTCGCAGCGATCGTTGCCAATGGAGGGATCGATCGATGA
- a CDS encoding zinc-dependent alcohol dehydrogenase family protein, producing the protein MKAVMLEEFQEPLEVHNVERPEPESHGIVAEVDGCGVCRSDWHCWQGDWDWFGYRPDPPHILGHEPCGTVVEVGEDVETVSEGDHIAIPFNFACGKCELCRNGRENICENHIGLGFMNEAPGAFAEEVHVPNADINAVPLPDEIDPDTAAGIGCRFMTSYHGMAHRGDVGNGEDVVVHGLGGVGLSAVHIADALGANVIGVDLFEDKLEKAEQLGAVTTVNASEVDDPAKEVRDITDGGADCSVDALGIATTCQNAVNSLAKGGRHVQIGLTTAEEEGQVMLPTDDFVAKEIDFRGSLGLQPSRYPEMLDMIKTGKIDPSKLVSETISIEEVPDTLAAMNDYDTMGIPVCSEF; encoded by the coding sequence ATGAAGGCAGTAATGCTAGAAGAGTTCCAGGAACCGCTGGAAGTCCACAACGTCGAACGTCCCGAACCCGAATCGCATGGTATCGTCGCCGAAGTCGACGGCTGCGGTGTCTGTCGAAGCGACTGGCACTGCTGGCAGGGGGATTGGGATTGGTTTGGATACAGACCGGATCCGCCACACATTCTGGGACACGAGCCCTGCGGAACCGTGGTAGAAGTCGGCGAAGACGTCGAAACAGTCTCCGAAGGAGACCACATCGCAATTCCGTTCAATTTCGCGTGCGGAAAGTGTGAACTCTGTCGAAACGGCCGCGAGAACATCTGCGAAAATCACATCGGACTCGGATTCATGAACGAGGCACCGGGTGCCTTCGCAGAAGAAGTCCACGTCCCAAACGCCGATATCAACGCAGTCCCGCTCCCAGACGAGATCGATCCGGATACAGCCGCCGGAATCGGTTGCCGATTTATGACGTCGTATCACGGGATGGCCCACCGAGGAGATGTGGGCAACGGGGAAGACGTCGTTGTCCATGGGCTCGGTGGGGTCGGGTTGTCCGCGGTCCACATCGCGGATGCGCTTGGTGCGAACGTAATCGGCGTCGACCTCTTCGAAGACAAACTCGAAAAAGCCGAACAACTCGGTGCCGTCACGACGGTCAACGCCTCCGAAGTGGACGATCCAGCGAAGGAAGTCCGCGATATCACGGATGGTGGTGCTGACTGCTCGGTTGACGCACTCGGAATCGCGACTACGTGCCAAAACGCAGTCAACTCACTCGCAAAAGGCGGCCGCCACGTCCAAATCGGACTGACGACAGCTGAAGAAGAAGGGCAAGTCATGCTACCAACGGACGATTTCGTCGCGAAAGAAATCGATTTCCGAGGCTCGCTTGGGTTGCAACCCTCGCGCTACCCCGAAATGCTCGATATGATCAAGACCGGAAAAATCGATCCCAGCAAACTTGTCTCCGAAACGATCAGTATCGAGGAGGTTCCGGATACGCTGGCGGCGATGAACGACTACGATACGATGGGGATCCCAGTCTGTAGTGAGTTCTGA